Genomic window (Chitinophagaceae bacterium):
TCCTTATGTGTCAATACATAGAATTTGTTGCGGATAGATTATTATTAGAACTCCAATGTTCAAAAATATATAATGCTACGAATCCTTTTGATTTTATGAATATGATTTCGTTGCAAGGAAAGACAAATTTCTTTGAAAAAAGAGTAGCCGAATATCAAAAAGCAGGATTAATAAAGAATAAAAACGGAACCACAGATTCCGAATTTACATTAAACGAAGAATTTTAAGGAATACATTACATAAAAAATGGAAATAGATAAAAAAATTTTATATAAAATAGCAGATTTAGCAAGATTAGAAATAGACCCCGAAAAAGAAGAAGAACTCTTACAAAAAATGAACAGTATGGTAGAATTTATAGAACATCTCCAAAAGATGGATACAGAAAACGTAGAGCCGCTCATTAATATGTCTTTTGAAATAAACAATATGAGAAAAGACGAAGCAAAAGATTACGATAAAAAAGAATATATTTTCAAAAACGCTCCCCAGAGAGAAAACGATTACTTTCAAGTTTCCAAAATTATCCCATCATAAAATATTTATACACATGATTTCTATAAATAACCTTTCTTATTATATTGGCTCGCGTATTATTTATGACGAAGCCTCGCTTTTTATAAAACCAAAAGACAAAATAGGGCTTATTGGATTGAATGGAACAGGAAAATCTACTTTATTAAAGATGATCTGCGAAGAAATAACCCCCGATGCAGGAGAAATAAATAAAAGTAAAGAATGTACTATTGGTTTTCTCAATCAGGACTTGCTCTCTTTTCAATCCAATGAATCTATATTAGATGTAGTGATGAAGGCATTCAGTTTGGCACAATCTATACATATAGAAATAGAGAAAACAATAGCCCAAATGGAAAAAAATTATACCGAAGAATTGGGAGAAAAATTAGCAAAACTCCAAGAAAAATTTGAAGCATTAGATGGATATACTATCCAAAGTAAAGCAGAAGAAATTCTACAAGGAATTGGTTTTTCAAATGCAGATTTACACAGACCTCTCAAAGAATTTTCTGGTGGTTGGAGAATGAGAGTTATACTCGGAAAATTATTATTAGAAAAACCATCCATACTTATGCTAGATGAACCTACGAATCACTTAGACATGCCATCAATACAGTGGGTAGAAAATTATCTTAAAAGCTATGATGGAGCTGTTATTGTGGTATCTCACGATAGGCAATTTTTAAATAATACAGCGAATTGTATTGTAGAAGTATCAGGCGGAAAACTTAATTTTTATCCAGGAAATTATGAATTTTATTTACAAGAAAAAAGTATCCGAAATGAAATTCAAAAAAACGCATACGAAAACCAACAAGCAAAAATCCGACAAACAGAAAGATTCATAGAAAGATTTCGAGCTAAAGCAACCAAGGCACGCCAAGTTCAAAGTAGAGTAAAACTATTAGAAAAAATGGAAGTCGTAAACGAAGTCATTGATGAGACAGCCAAAGTGAACTTCCGATTTAAGTTTTCTAAACCATCAGGGAAGCATGTTATCCATTTAGAAAATATACAAAAAAAATACGAAACACTTCCCATCATCAAAGACAGCAATGCTACCATAGAACGTGGAGATAAAATAGCACTCATAGGAGCTAATGGAAAAGGAAAATCTACCCTCCTCCGTATTATAGCAAATATAGAACCTTTCGAAGGAAGCAGAAGAGAAGGCCATAACGTAAACTATTCTATGTATGCACAGCACCAATTAGAAGCACTTACATTGGAAAATGACCTACTACAAGAACTCAAGTCCATGGGAAAAGATAAAACAGAAAACGAACTCAGAAGTATTTTAGGATGTTTTTTATTCTCCGATCAAGATGTGTTTAAAAAAATAAAAATACTATCGGGAGGAGAAAAATCAAGAGTTGCATTAGCAAAAACATTAGTATCAGAATCAAACTTTTTATTACTGGATGAACCCACTAACCACTTAGATATACAATCTGTAAACATACTTATACAAGCACTACAGCAGTACGAAGGAACATTTATACTTGTATCCCATGATAGATACTTTGTAAGCCAAGTTGCAAATAAAATATGGTGGCTTGAAAATCAAGAAATAAAAACATATCCCGGAAAATACGAAGAATACGAATGGTGGAAAAATAAACGTT
Coding sequences:
- the gatC gene encoding Asp-tRNA(Asn)/Glu-tRNA(Gln) amidotransferase subunit GatC; amino-acid sequence: MEIDKKILYKIADLARLEIDPEKEEELLQKMNSMVEFIEHLQKMDTENVEPLINMSFEINNMRKDEAKDYDKKEYIFKNAPQRENDYFQVSKIIPS
- a CDS encoding ATP-binding cassette domain-containing protein is translated as MISINNLSYYIGSRIIYDEASLFIKPKDKIGLIGLNGTGKSTLLKMICEEITPDAGEINKSKECTIGFLNQDLLSFQSNESILDVVMKAFSLAQSIHIEIEKTIAQMEKNYTEELGEKLAKLQEKFEALDGYTIQSKAEEILQGIGFSNADLHRPLKEFSGGWRMRVILGKLLLEKPSILMLDEPTNHLDMPSIQWVENYLKSYDGAVIVVSHDRQFLNNTANCIVEVSGGKLNFYPGNYEFYLQEKSIRNEIQKNAYENQQAKIRQTERFIERFRAKATKARQVQSRVKLLEKMEVVNEVIDETAKVNFRFKFSKPSGKHVIHLENIQKKYETLPIIKDSNATIERGDKIALIGANGKGKSTLLRIIANIEPFEGSRREGHNVNYSMYAQHQLEALTLENDLLQELKSMGKDKTENELRSILGCFLFSDQDVFKKIKILSGGEKSRVALAKTLVSESNFLLLDEPTNHLDIQSVNILIQALQQYEGTFILVSHDRYFVSQVANKIWWLENQEIKTYPGKYEEYEWWKNKRSAEEIKDNTKQIPTSQNTSAKKQDTKPSSPIEKNNTHESKKMRKQLEEVETNINSIEQEIKILEQELLNTELYSNPQKLENINSSYILKKQTLNELQKKWESIVLQIEALEK